The following are from one region of the Bacteroidetes Order II. bacterium genome:
- a CDS encoding ATP-dependent Clp protease proteolytic subunit produces MVQDFFKFTRSLTSIPEGIYSKPFQNTPIQAVIPTVEEVTSRGSIRYDIFSRLLKERIVMIGTPIDDWTANLAIAQLLFLASDDPDRDISIYINSPGGSVDSGLAIYDTMQFITPQVATICVGLAASMGAVLLAAGESGKRAALPHSRIMIHQPLGGAQGQASDIEITAREIAKIKTTLYEILSHHTGKSLEQLESDADRDYWLSGKEAQAYGLIDRVLLPEPKHK; encoded by the coding sequence TTACGCGCAGTTTAACGTCTATTCCAGAAGGTATCTACAGTAAGCCCTTTCAGAATACACCCATTCAGGCGGTGATTCCAACCGTTGAGGAAGTGACGTCGCGTGGTTCTATCCGATATGATATTTTCAGCCGCTTGCTCAAAGAGCGCATTGTGATGATTGGTACGCCGATAGATGACTGGACCGCCAATCTGGCCATTGCGCAGCTGTTGTTTTTGGCCAGTGACGATCCCGACCGCGACATCAGTATATACATCAATTCACCTGGTGGAAGTGTGGATAGCGGCTTGGCCATTTATGATACCATGCAGTTTATTACGCCTCAGGTAGCCACCATATGTGTAGGCTTGGCTGCCTCGATGGGTGCCGTATTGCTGGCAGCGGGTGAATCTGGAAAACGGGCGGCATTGCCTCATTCCCGAATCATGATTCATCAGCCGCTTGGAGGCGCACAAGGGCAGGCGTCTGATATAGAGATTACCGCCCGGGAGATTGCCAAGATCAAAACAACCCTTTATGAAATTCTGAGCCATCATACGGGTAAATCCCTCGAACAATTGGAATCTGATGCAGACCGTGACTATTGGCTGTCTGGAAAAGAAGCCCAAGCGTATGGGTTGATAGACCGCGTTTTATTACCCGAACCCAAGCACAAATAA